The sequence GTTGTTTCCCACCGCCGCTCTCGCACGGATGAGTTCCTTTTCGGGGATCCTTGGCTGGAGACGAGAGCTCAGCAGGCTGTCGCCTCCTACCCGATGGGCTAGCGTTCACCGGTTACTCCACCAAGTTCATTGCTCCCGAACTGACCGCAGTGCCTTGTCCTCGATGGTCGTATCACTGATCAGCCGCTCAATGCCATCTTTGAGCGTAACAGACAACTGTTCCTGGATATCATCCTCGCTGAACCAGAACACCGTCCGACTGCGGCCTCCTTCAATGTTACGAATCGTAGTACTCTGGTCGGCCTGGTTCTTCGCCACCACCTTGAATCGACTCTTCGTGTCGATGACGGTGGAGCCGACACGGCTCTTGGCACTCGCGGAAAAATCCAGTACCTGTCCGGTGATGACGATGTCGGCGTCCGGCACAGATCCTGCGGGAACCACACGCACATCCCACACTCGATCTCCCCATCCACGCGTTCGTAGCCGATCGGCGAGTCGCTGGGTGATGACACTGGCCAGCCGTTCACCGATGACATTGAAATACGTGGTTCCCCCCCAAAGGTGAGTGCGAAGACCCACACGGCTTTTGTCCGGCCGTCGATCGTCAAACTGTTCAATGGCGATCTTAACCGGCTCGATGTCAGTCACCTGCACCATCGGTGGCTTCTCACGCAAATCGAGAGCGCGCACCGTTCCTGTTCCCCGACAGCCGGCCAACATGGTCGTCACCACGATGGCACAGCCTAAAACTCGCAAAGGCATTTGCTTCACAGGCCCCTCCCGGTCAAAGGTCAAAGATAGTGGGTGTACAGTCTACCCAAGTTAGGGTTCGGAGACAATCGTCATGGGACGACTACGGGGTGACGATGGGGAGCAACGATCGCAACGTACCACACGCCACCTGAGCCAACTGCCCGGCCTGGATTTTCGGGTCGCTAAATGGCACACACCGCACAACTTTCATAAATGATCGTTCCGCCAGCACGGCCGCGATCTGAGCCTTGCGGTTATGGGTAATCGGCAGCGTATAGCCTTCACCTCTCTTCCACTCCCACAACGACGGAGCCAGCGAAAGCTCCAACTCATGTCCCGCAAGCTGATGAAAACGGCCAAGGAACTGTCGTTTGTATTGTGGAATTCCTGCTCCGTCGAGCAACAAGGCGCACGTGATATGGTGTCCCCACCATACGAGCGTGCGGAACGTGAACGTGTTCGAGCCGGCAAAGTGTTTGGGACAATCCAGGTACTGATACGGGAAATCCTCAAGATGCTCGCCTTTCACCAATTGGTAAACGTTCGCATCGAACCCTGGAGGAGTGACAAACGACAGCCCGGGAAGTTCCTGCGTCAAGGCTTTGTGCGTCGCTTCAAGCTGAGCACGCACTTTTGCCGTAATCACGGACTTTTTGCGAAAAAACTGCGCGTCGGCCAACAGCCCAGTCTCTTCATCGGTGAGCAACGTAGAATGAGATATCATGAGAGGAACATGACAAAGCCGTGCTTCCCTGTTTTCAGCTCGCTATGCTTTCTGGCGTGTTTCAAATGTCGCGACTGACACTTCGTACACCCGTCGGCAGTCGGCGCAGCGCAACCGCACCAGATCCTGGAAGACATCCATCTCACGAAGTGACAGCGCTGCCGGATGCGTCGCGACACAGGCCTTGAGGAATTCTGTACCAGGCGGCTCGTCCCGAAGGATGTCTACTTCGACGGCTCGTTGCGCCGAGGGCCCTTTCGAAACGACGGTGGTGGTCGCAAGATGATGGATCGACTTGCATGAGCTGCAAGAAAGAATCACCCCGTTCTCATCTGTCATTCGCTTGACGGTCACACACAGCGGGTGAACCGACCAACACTGTTGAAGAAAG is a genomic window of Candidatus Nitrospira kreftii containing:
- a CDS encoding hypothetical protein (conserved protein of unknown function), which translates into the protein MPLRVLGCAIVVTTMLAGCRGTGTVRALDLREKPPMVQVTDIEPVKIAIEQFDDRRPDKSRVGLRTHLWGGTTYFNVIGERLASVITQRLADRLRTRGWGDRVWDVRVVPAGSVPDADIVITGQVLDFSASAKSRVGSTVIDTKSRFKVVAKNQADQSTTIRNIEGGRSRTVFWFSEDDIQEQLSVTLKDGIERLISDTTIEDKALRSVREQ
- a CDS encoding hypothetical protein (conserved protein of unknown function), which translates into the protein MISHSTLLTDEETGLLADAQFFRKKSVITAKVRAQLEATHKALTQELPGLSFVTPPGFDANVYQLVKGEHLEDFPYQYLDCPKHFAGSNTFTFRTLVWWGHHITCALLLDGAGIPQYKRQFLGRFHQLAGHELELSLAPSLWEWKRGEGYTLPITHNRKAQIAAVLAERSFMKVVRCVPFSDPKIQAGQLAQVACGTLRSLLPIVTP
- a CDS encoding hypothetical protein (conserved protein of unknown function), with amino-acid sequence MTQIIRSGAFLQQCWSVHPLCVTVKRMTDENGVILSCSSCKSIHHLATTTVVSKGPSAQRAVEVDILRDEPPGTEFLKACVATHPAALSLREMDVFQDLVRLRCADCRRVYEVSVATFETRQKA